In Meiothermus sp. CFH 77666, the following are encoded in one genomic region:
- the rpsK gene encoding 30S ribosomal protein S11, with the protein MAEKKTSTSRKKKVKRQVTAGRAFIHASYNNTIVTITDTNGHPVTWSSGGVIGYKGSRKGTPYAAQLAAMDAAKKAQSFGMSSVEVVVRGTGAGREQAIRALQASGLQVRSIVDDTPLPHNGCRPRKKFRKTV; encoded by the coding sequence ATGGCTGAGAAAAAAACTTCAACCAGTCGTAAGAAAAAGGTCAAACGCCAGGTAACAGCAGGCCGGGCGTTTATCCACGCCTCCTACAACAACACCATTGTGACCATTACCGATACCAACGGTCACCCGGTTACCTGGTCGTCGGGTGGCGTGATTGGCTACAAGGGTAGCCGTAAAGGCACACCCTACGCGGCGCAGTTGGCGGCGATGGATGCGGCCAAGAAAGCCCAAAGCTTTGGGATGAGCAGCGTGGAAGTGGTGGTGCGGGGCACGGGAGCAGGCCGGGAGCAGGCCATCCGGGCTTTGCAGGCCAGTGGGCTGCAGGTGCGCTCGATTGTGGACGACACCCCCCTACCGCACAACGGCTGCCGTCCCCGCAAGAAGTTCCGTAAAACGGTCTAA
- the rpsD gene encoding 30S ribosomal protein S4, which translates to MGRYRGPIVKVARHLGVNVAETEKVQKYLDRRPYAPGQHGQKRRGRPSDFAVRLREKQKLRFIYDVSETQFRNLFEEASRKKGVTGTVFLQLLESRLDNVVFRMGIASTRRQARQFVRHGHILVNGKRVTVPGYRLRQGDEIKVSEKAKKMDFIVQNVERFKNRKTFPWLEFNADTMTGRFLRVPEREMLSLPVNEQLVIEFYSR; encoded by the coding sequence ATGGGTCGTTATAGAGGGCCAATCGTAAAAGTGGCACGTCACCTTGGGGTGAACGTGGCCGAGACCGAAAAAGTTCAAAAGTATCTGGATCGCCGCCCCTATGCGCCGGGTCAGCACGGCCAGAAGCGCCGGGGTCGCCCCTCCGATTTTGCAGTGCGCCTGCGCGAGAAGCAAAAACTGCGCTTCATCTACGATGTCTCGGAAACGCAGTTCCGCAACCTCTTCGAAGAGGCCAGCCGCAAGAAGGGCGTGACCGGTACGGTGTTTCTGCAACTGCTGGAGAGCCGTCTGGACAACGTGGTGTTCCGCATGGGCATTGCCTCCACTCGCCGCCAGGCCCGTCAGTTTGTGCGCCACGGCCACATCCTGGTCAATGGTAAGCGGGTTACGGTTCCGGGCTATCGGTTGCGCCAGGGCGATGAGATCAAGGTATCGGAAAAAGCCAAAAAGATGGATTTCATCGTTCAAAACGTTGAGCGTTTCAAAAACCGCAAGACCTTCCCCTGGCTTGAGTTCAACGCCGATACCATGACCGGGCGTTTCCTGCGCGTACCCGAGCGGGAGATGCTTTCGTTGCCGGTCAACGAACAGTTGGTGATTGAGTTCTACTCCCGATAG
- a CDS encoding DNA-directed RNA polymerase subunit alpha: METTKTKAPVFNARIDGNYGEFVLEPLERGFGVTLGNPLRRILLSSIPGTAVTSVYIEDVLHEFSTIPGVKEDAIQLILNLKELVVRFASPGIGPKTLTLRATGPKVVYARDLECPPDAEIVNPDQYIATLEEKGKLVMEVRVDEGTGYVPAEKHGIKDRISSIPVDALYSPVRRVAYQVEDTRLGQRTDLDKLTLRIWTNGAVSPMDALQKSVTILREQLGFFDQSPVVRVEHKPAPAAAATPAAPISPAPPVATGVGLTLDDLGLTTRVLHNLKEEGIESVESLLALSERELKKVPGIGDRSLQEIKDCLAQHGLVMKD, encoded by the coding sequence TTGGAAACCACCAAGACCAAAGCCCCCGTTTTTAACGCCCGTATTGACGGAAACTACGGCGAGTTTGTGCTCGAGCCCCTCGAGCGGGGTTTCGGCGTCACCCTGGGCAACCCCCTGCGCCGGATTTTGCTTTCCTCGATTCCTGGTACGGCCGTCACCAGCGTCTACATTGAAGACGTGCTGCACGAGTTCTCCACCATTCCAGGGGTCAAGGAAGACGCTATTCAGCTTATCCTGAACCTCAAGGAGCTGGTGGTGCGGTTTGCCAGCCCCGGCATTGGCCCCAAGACCCTCACCCTAAGGGCTACCGGCCCCAAAGTGGTGTATGCCCGCGACCTCGAGTGCCCCCCGGATGCTGAAATCGTCAACCCAGACCAGTACATTGCTACCCTGGAAGAGAAGGGCAAACTGGTCATGGAGGTGAGGGTAGATGAAGGAACGGGCTATGTGCCTGCTGAAAAACACGGCATCAAAGACCGTATCTCCTCGATTCCAGTGGATGCCCTCTACTCCCCCGTGCGCCGGGTGGCCTACCAGGTCGAGGATACCCGTCTGGGCCAGCGTACCGACCTGGACAAGCTGACCCTGCGGATCTGGACCAATGGTGCGGTTTCGCCCATGGACGCGCTGCAAAAATCGGTGACCATCCTGCGCGAACAGCTTGGCTTCTTTGACCAGTCGCCGGTGGTGCGGGTTGAGCATAAGCCCGCTCCGGCAGCCGCTGCGACCCCCGCCGCGCCCATCTCGCCAGCGCCCCCGGTTGCCACGGGGGTCGGACTGACCCTGGACGACCTGGGCCTGACCACCCGCGTCCTCCACAACCTGAAGGAAGAAGGCATCGAGAGTGTGGAAAGCCTCCTGGCCCTCTCGGAGCGCGAGCTCAAGAAGGTGCCGGGCATCGGCGACCGCAGCCTGCAAGAGATCAAGGACTGCCTGGCCCAGCACGGGCTGGTAATGAAAGACTAG
- a CDS encoding L17 family ribosomal protein — translation MRHRKAGRKLNRNSSHRVALFRNLAKSLLLSEEGRITTTIPKAKELAGYMDNLISTAKKAPTLTVPDNVRFTKRRDKNGQELPLQEGERMATPEELAAYARRNHLRRQVLRDLHDPKLVKKLFEEIAPRYADRPGGYTRVLKLAERRRGDGTQLALVELVK, via the coding sequence ATGCGTCACAGGAAAGCTGGAAGAAAACTCAATCGGAACTCCTCGCATCGCGTGGCGCTGTTCCGAAACCTCGCCAAGAGCCTGTTGCTCTCGGAGGAGGGTAGAATCACCACCACCATCCCCAAGGCCAAGGAGCTGGCGGGCTACATGGACAACCTGATTTCCACCGCCAAAAAAGCCCCTACTCTGACTGTGCCCGACAATGTGCGCTTTACCAAGCGCAGGGACAAGAACGGTCAGGAGCTGCCGCTTCAGGAAGGCGAGCGCATGGCCACCCCCGAAGAGCTGGCCGCTTACGCCCGGCGCAACCACCTGCGCCGTCAGGTATTGCGTGACCTGCACGACCCCAAGCTGGTCAAAAAGCTGTTTGAGGAAATCGCCCCCAGGTACGCCGACCGTCCGGGCGGTTATACCCGCGTCCTCAAACTGGCGGAGCGCCGCCGGGGGGACGGCACGCAACTGGCCCTGGTGGAGTTGGTTAAGTAG